Proteins from one Acropora muricata isolate sample 2 chromosome 9, ASM3666990v1, whole genome shotgun sequence genomic window:
- the LOC136927302 gene encoding synaptotagmin-15-like: MVRGFYPEKVNHQDNSTFSDTVIEKKQEEAKFPVLPLVLSVSIFLLLVILFVTLYLVRRQRKSDKYKQYSPIRKTAVHSTPFTVKTVQQPSGSSTQTSRTKGHRSLDNLVTSEESLSPPSSEDMSYDAQDPLEGRTSISASSREPSSAPEDHDKSDEEQIYTIDHLGRIWFNLEYDDGAESLAVTLVKARNLSSRNKAVKSCDPFVKVHILCPEEKYVVQSRCKRKTRRPNFDEMFYFNLSISELERCTLRLSVYDGYRASQQSVVGQVLYPLIELQRNQQVELWRDLQAIEEHSSELGDIHLSLSYYPTLDRLTIIVLRASNLKKMEQHGADSYATVTFSVGNKIMKTKKGNVHHATRDPLYNESFNFTVPGDDLGTSTLLVSIMHSRGEGKEDKLIGRVLLGGMMYARGKACEHWTEMMTNPRSMKKYWHTLTS; this comes from the exons TTCCAGTTCTGCCCTTGGTCTTGTCAGTTTCTATCTTCCTATTATTAGTCATTTTGTTCGTTACATTGTATCTGGTTAGACGACAACGAAAGTCTGACAAATACAAACAGTATTCTCCAATAAGGAAGACCGCTGTACATTCCACGCCTTTCACAGTCAAAACAGTCCAGCAGCCCTCTGGATCATCGACGCAAACATCACGTACAAAAGGGCATCGGTCGTTGGATAATCTAGTCACCTCCGAAGAATCGCTGTCGCCACCGTCAAGTGAAGATATGTCTTACGACGCACAAGATCCACTGGAGGGGCGAACTTCAATATCAGCGTCAAGTCGAGAGCCGAGCTCTGCACCCGAAGACCATGACAAGAGCGACGAGGAGCAAATCTACACGATTGACCATCTCGGGCGAATTTGGTTCAATCTCGAATACGATGATGGCGCGGAAAGTTTGGCAGTGACATTAGTTAAGGCTAGAAATCTCTCCAGCAGGAACAAAGCAGTGAAGTCATGTGATCCTTTTGTTAAAGTACACATTTTATGCCCAGAAGAAAAATATGTGGTTCAGAGTAGATGTAAAAGGAAAACCCGTCGACCAAATTTCGACGAGATGTTTTATTTTAATCTATCAATTTCGGAGCTTGAGAGGTGTACTCTTCGTTTGTCTGTATATGATGGATACAGAGCAAGCCAGCAGAGTGTCGTGGGACAGGTTTTGTATCCACTGATCGAGCTGCAACGGAACCAACAGGTTGAGCTGTGGAGAGACCTTCAAGCCATTGAAGAG cACTCGTCCGAGCTTGGAGATATCCATCTCTCATTGTCATATTACCCCACCCTGGACAGGCTCACTATTATTGTCCTCAGGGCGAGCAACCTTAAAAAAATGGAACAGCACGGAGCAG ACTCATACGCTACAGTTACATTTTCAGTTGGAAACAAGATTATGAAGACTAAAAAAGGAAATGTCCATCATGCAACGCGAGATCCCCTTTACAACGAGTCCTTCAATTTCACAGTGCCGGGGGATGATCTGGGAACTAGTACCTTACTTGTGTCAATCATGCATTCTAGGGGAGAGGGGAAAGAAGATAAACTGATCGGCAGGGTGCTGTTGGGGGGAATGATGTACGCGAGAGGGAAGGCGTGTGAACATTGGACTGAAATGATGACCAATCCAAGGAGCATGAAAAAATACTGGCATACATTAACAAGCTGA